The DNA sequence TGATCCTGTTGCATATGAAGAAAGGAGAATACAATGTGGAACGCCACCTCAATTCCAAGGAGATGAGAGGGATATTATCATTCTTAGTTTAGTAGATAGTCCAAATGAGAATGGTGGACCTCTGAGACTTCTAAGTGAAGATGGTTATAATGATAAATACCGAAAGAGATACAATGTTGCGGTTAGTCGGGCCAGAAATCAATTGTGGGTAGTTCATTCATTGAATCCCGAAATTGATTTAAAGCCAGATGACTTAAGATTAAAACTCATAAAACATGCCATGAACCCAAACCTAGAACGCGATAGCTTGCTGGAAAGGAGTGAATCTCCTTTTGAAATGGAAGTCATGAAATACCTTTTAGATAGAAATTACAAGGTAATTCCACAGTTTAAAGTAGGGGCATACCGTATTGATATGGTTATTCAATATAAAGATAAAAAAGTAGCTTTGGAATGTGATGGTGAAAGGTTTCATAACAAAGATAATTTGGGAAATGACCTTGCAAGACAAGCAATATTAGAGCGTTTGGGCTGGTGTTTTATAAGAATTAGAGGAAGTGTATATTATCGTGACCCAGAACAAACAATGAAGGATGTTGTTAAGAGTTTGTCTGAATACGGAATCTCTCCTTCATATGATGAAGTTGACTCAGAGTTACAGTCGGATAATTCGTTAATTGATGCTGTTAAGATTAGAGCCAGAGCATATAGAGGTGAGGGTGTAGATGAAGGAGCTCAACCGAAGCCAGAACCGGATAACATAAAAAATCCAGTTACTAAACCTCCAAATACTATAATATCAACTGATACAAAGAATACTCTGCCACCTCCTCAATTCGATTATAGAAAAGATAAAAAGACTAAGCCTTCACAAAATAAAGGCTCAGATCAAATCATTAAAATTAATAAGGCTGATAAAAATACAAAATCTACTGTTACAGATAGTGAAAATACAAAACCTAAATTTGATTTTAGAAATAAGAAAGGTTGAAATTTATGATTTAGACAAAGTACGAATAATAATCTAACAAAGAGATCTAGCAGCCTCAGTAGGTCTCTTTTGTTTTTTTATCTTATCAAATCTGTAATTAAAAAGGGGTCCCGTCAGGAAAATGCGGATTTACAACGCTAAGGAATTTCACCTAGTCTTTAACCCTAATATTATCAAGTAGTTAAGAAGAAACTTGATATTATTTAAAAAAAGATTTTGTATTGTAATCTCAAGAATATCTCAATAGAGTTTACTCCAGTGATACATTTGATAATCCTTGAAAAATAAAGAGTTGAAGCGTTTCACGAGGGTTGTCTCAAAGAAGAGTTTTTTCTTAACGTTGTAAATCCGCATTTTCGGGACTCTACCCCTAGAGGTGATAAATATGGAATATACAGCAAATTTAAAAATGGTGGTGTGCTTGAGATAGCTCACCACCATTTTTACTATTTATGATTTCAAGTTATTTTTTGATATTCTACTCTGTTTCGTCCATTATGTTTTGCCTTATACAGCAAATTATCCACTCTTTCTAAGATAATGTCTAAGTTATCATTTTTCAAATTTTTGACAACTCCCACGCTGATAGTTATTACAATATCATATTCCCATGTGAGTTTTTCTATATTTTTTCTCAGTCTTTCTGCAATAATTGTTCCTTCAGGTAATCCGGTATTGGGTAATAAAATTAGAAATTCCTCTCCCCCGTATCTTCCGAAAACATCTGTTGATTTTATATCTTTCAATATGACCTTAGAAATATCTTTTAAAACGGCATCTCCAAATAAATGACCAAAAGTATCATTTACCTTTTTAAATTTATCCAAATCAAACATTATTAATGAGAAACTTAAATCAAAAAATTTTGATTGCTCAATTTCTTTTTCAATAAAACTTATAATAGCCCTCCTATTATAACAACTAGTCAATTGATCAGTTTCAGATATATAGATCAGTTCGTTCTCTCTTTTTATAATTTCATAACTCATTTTTTGTATAGCTTTTTTTATAAAATTAAATTCATTTTTTTCATCTATAATTTTAGTCAGTTTATCAAAATTCTTACTGTAATTTCCCCTGGAAATACTCTCTATAATATAGGTTAATCTGTTAAGGGAATTGTCAAAACTTATATTGAGTATGGATAAAGTGACAAGAATAAAGATTATAGTTAATATAACAACCTGAACAATATAAGTTCTTAATTTCAAAATAGTGCTGTTAAGGTCTTTTTCATAAGCACTTCCAATTAAAAGAAGGTTTGATCCCTTGATTTTTTTTGAATGATAAACTCTTGGTCCTAAGAGAGTAGTTTTTATAAACTCAAAATGATCTTTGGCAAATAGATCCATTTTAGAAATATAACTGAAATTTTTCTTATTATCTCCACCGTCTATTAAAATATTGTTATTTTTATCAACAATAAAAAAACTACCAGAAGAACCGATCTTATATTTAGATATATCTTCCGATAAGTGAGAGAAGTCAACCATTGCCACCAGAACACCAACTACGTTACCGTTGGATACAACCTTTTTAGAGAGAGTAACGATGGGGTTACCTGTTCCTATGTGGTTGAAAACATCCGAGAGATAAACCCCTTTAGATTTAAGTGCTCCCATATACCATGGTCTTGTTGTGGGATCATAATCAGCTAATAAGTTTTGACTTTCAGTTAAATTATCAAACATCATTTCTTTATCAGCAGTTCCGAAAGCTATAAATTTTATGGTTTTTTCTAATTTAGATATATTTTTCATATGATATAACATCCGTTTAAGTCTAATTTCATCATTAACTTGAACCTTTATACCCTTGAAACCTATATGTTTTTTAGAATATATATCCGATATATATTTCAGCATCTCAATGGAAGTATAGATCTCTTTATTGATGTTTTTTTCTATTGCCTGATTAAGTAGTTCAATTTTCTGATTTTCCACATCATTTAATTTTTTAGAAAATATTGAAAATGTAATTGTTGAAATAATTAATATTGGAATTATAGCCGTAAAAAAAATCAAAGTAAAAATTTTTCTTTTAATATTCATTTAATCACTCCTTATTAATAAAATATATTTGAAGAATTATA is a window from the Fusobacteria bacterium ZRK30 genome containing:
- a CDS encoding sensor domain-containing diguanylate cyclase; its protein translation is MNIKRKIFTLIFFTAIIPILIISTITFSIFSKKLNDVENQKIELLNQAIEKNINKEIYTSIEMLKYISDIYSKKHIGFKGIKVQVNDEIRLKRMLYHMKNISKLEKTIKFIAFGTADKEMMFDNLTESQNLLADYDPTTRPWYMGALKSKGVYLSDVFNHIGTGNPIVTLSKKVVSNGNVVGVLVAMVDFSHLSEDISKYKIGSSGSFFIVDKNNNILIDGGDNKKNFSYISKMDLFAKDHFEFIKTTLLGPRVYHSKKIKGSNLLLIGSAYEKDLNSTILKLRTYIVQVVILTIIFILVTLSILNISFDNSLNRLTYIIESISRGNYSKNFDKLTKIIDEKNEFNFIKKAIQKMSYEIIKRENELIYISETDQLTSCYNRRAIISFIEKEIEQSKFFDLSFSLIMFDLDKFKKVNDTFGHLFGDAVLKDISKVILKDIKSTDVFGRYGGEEFLILLPNTGLPEGTIIAERLRKNIEKLTWEYDIVITISVGVVKNLKNDNLDIILERVDNLLYKAKHNGRNRVEYQKIT